DNA from Candidatus Dormiibacterota bacterium:
GTGTTCACCACCGCCTACGACCAGTATGCCGTTGCGGCGTTCGAGATCGGCGCGCTCGATTATCTGGTGAAGCCGTTCGGGCGCGAGCGCATCCTCAAGACGGCGGAGCGTCTGCGCCAGCGCATGGCCGCGGCCGGCGTCCCGGCCTCCGAGCGGGCGAGGGCCGCCTTCGCCTCGGGGCCGCTGGCGCGTCTCTTCGCCCGCCGCGGCGACCGGATCGTGCCGATCCTGGCCCGCGACATCCGGCGCATCGAGGCGCAGGGGGACTACGCCGAGGTCCACACCCCGGCCGGGGCGTTCCTGCTGCACCTCAGCCTGAAGGAGATGGCGTCGCGTCTCGACCCGCAGCGCTTCCTGCAGGTGCATCGCTCGCACATCGTCAACCTGGACGCCATCGATCATCTGCGTCCGTACGACGACCGGCGCCTGCTCATCGTGCTGCGCGATGGAAGCGAGATCGTGGCCAGCCGCACCGCCTCCGAGCGGCTGCGCCACGGGGTCCGCTGAAACCCGTCCTTTCGGGCCGGACGCAAGATTTTGGTTGGCGGCCGCCCCATTCCCGCGTACTCATAGAGAAACGAGGGAACAATCATGACCAGCGCAGTGCGGTATTCGAGTGTGGTCTGTCTCGCGCTCACGCTCCTCGCGGCCGCGCCGTCCGGAACCGATGTCCGGGTCAACATCGTCCTCAAGGGCGGCCAGGTGGAGACCCCCATCGCCGCCAATCCTCTCGATCCCCTGAACCTGGTCGCCGCCTGGATCGATTTCGGACCGATGTCGGGCGGAGGCAATGTGGCGTACGGCTTCACCCGGGACGGGGGGATGACCTGGCAGAATGGCCGCCTGAATTTCGGCAAGATCAACAGCAGCACCGATCCCTCCGTGGCGGCCGACGGGAACGGGACCTTTTACATCCTGGCGCTTTCGTCCGCGGGGAGCCAGGCCAAGTCGAGCCTCAGACTGCTCCGTTCGACCGATGGGGGTGCGACCTTCACCGGCCCGTTCGTGGCGGCGACGGAGCCGTTCATCGACAAGCCTTTCATGGGGGTCGATCCGGTCACCGGCGCGATCTACGTCGTGTATTACGCGTCCGGGACCAAGTTCGTCAAGAGCACCGACGGCGGCCAGACCTTCACCCTCCCGGTTCTCGCTCATTCCCCCACGACCTTCGGCGACGGCCCCCTGCCCCTCTCCGGTCCGGGCGGCGAAATCTACGTCGTCAGCACGAACGATCAGAACACCATCAACTTCAACCGGTCACTGGACGGCGGGGTCACCTGGCTCGCCCAGGACGTCGCGGCCGCCCATTACCCCGCCGATCCGTCCCTGTCCTATCAGGACTCGGCGTTCCGCGGAATGATCTTCCCCGCGGCCGCCGTCGATCTCACGAACGGCGCGCGCCGTGGACGGATCTACCTCGCCTGGCCCGACACCCGCTTCGGAGACGCCGACATCATGCTGGCGTTCTCCGACGACAGGGGCGATACGTGGAGCGCGCCCGTGCGCGTGAACGATGACGCCATCGGCAATCATGCCGATCAGTACGGCGAATGGCTGGCGGTGGACGCGGGCGGGGGCGTGCAGGTGACCTTCCTCGACCACCGCGGCGATCCGACCGGAGCGCTCTACGCCCTGTATCTGGCCACCTCGACCGACGGCGGGACATCCTTCGGACCGAATATCCAGGTCTCGGACGGCCTGTTCGGCTCGGGCAAGGGAAACCCGTTCGGCGGCGACTACACCGGGGCCGCGATCGCCGGCGGTCGCATCTTCCCGCTCTGGCCGGACGCCCGCCTGGGCGACTTCGATGTCTTCACCCGGGGTGTGAGCCTCACGGACTATGACGAGGACGGTGTTTTGAACGACGGCGACATGGACGGGCAGTACGCCGACCATCGCTGCACGGGGGGCGCGAGCACGGGCTGCGACGACAACTGTCCCGGGACGACGAAC
Protein-coding regions in this window:
- a CDS encoding LytTR family DNA-binding domain-containing protein, which codes for MSTDTVSAVLVEDEPEARRSLREYLRWIDWIEIAGEAADGRTAVEMIDRMKPDLVFLDVQLPEMTGLRVLESVRHAPEVVFTTAYDQYAVAAFEIGALDYLVKPFGRERILKTAERLRQRMAAAGVPASERARAAFASGPLARLFARRGDRIVPILARDIRRIEAQGDYAEVHTPAGAFLLHLSLKEMASRLDPQRFLQVHRSHIVNLDAIDHLRPYDDRRLLIVLRDGSEIVASRTASERLRHGVR
- a CDS encoding sialidase family protein yields the protein MTSAVRYSSVVCLALTLLAAAPSGTDVRVNIVLKGGQVETPIAANPLDPLNLVAAWIDFGPMSGGGNVAYGFTRDGGMTWQNGRLNFGKINSSTDPSVAADGNGTFYILALSSAGSQAKSSLRLLRSTDGGATFTGPFVAATEPFIDKPFMGVDPVTGAIYVVYYASGTKFVKSTDGGQTFTLPVLAHSPTTFGDGPLPLSGPGGEIYVVSTNDQNTINFNRSLDGGVTWLAQDVAAAHYPADPSLSYQDSAFRGMIFPAAAVDLTNGARRGRIYLAWPDTRFGDADIMLAFSDDRGDTWSAPVRVNDDAIGNHADQYGEWLAVDAGGGVQVTFLDHRGDPTGALYALYLATSTDGGTSFGPNIQVSDGLFGSGKGNPFGGDYTGAAIAGGRIFPLWPDARLGDFDVFTRGVSLTDYDEDGVLNDGDMDGQYADHRCTGGASTGCDDNCPGTTNPAQADGDGDFVGDACDNCPGVANTGQSDMDRDGIGDACDPAP